A window from Telopea speciosissima isolate NSW1024214 ecotype Mountain lineage chromosome 8, Tspe_v1, whole genome shotgun sequence encodes these proteins:
- the LOC122672475 gene encoding uncharacterized protein LOC122672475 yields the protein MRLYLGSSFSIIQASIQLLRRPNTTTFGLLCGRTSQFRWAGNYSSRFCFLQISSLRFNSSAANEPALTVYYLINSCGLSPESALRASKHIALKTTAKADSVLDLFKNYAFTQAQISDIITFNPNVLRIDPDKILKPKIELLCNMGISGPNLAKILSRYSNFLTANLERELIPSLEFLRSFIHTDERVAIALSRMTWTTRLPERMTPNIEILRDHGVTESNISRLMFLHPRLMIGKSEWFKGVVLRAKEMGLDPSTTVFINGFRVLSGMRKPAWEGKLAVFSSFGWPVDDYLWLFRKQPTVFGLSEKRIRAGLDFFMNKLNWTIADIRKYHSILQYSMEKRIFPRFSVFQVLLAKGLMENNSIGPAMRLTEDKFLNKYVFRYLDEQPHLLKLYQSKIGILES from the coding sequence ATGAGATTATACTTGGGGTCAAGCTTCTCGATAATCCAGGCTTCAATTCAGCTGCTTCGTCGGCCAAATACAACAACATTTGGTTTACTCTGTGGAAGAACTTCTCAGTTCAGATGGGCTGGCAATTATTCATCTCGTTTCTGTTTTCTTCAAATATCATCTCTTAGATTCAATTCAAGCGCCGCAAACGAACCAGCTCTAACTGTATATTACCTTATAAACTCATGTGGGTTGTCCCCAGAATCAGCTCTCAGAGCCTCTAAACACATTGCTCTCAAGACCACAGCCAAAGCAGATTCTGTCCTTGACCTCTTCAAGAACTATGCATTCACGCAAGCCCAAATCTCCGATATCATTACCTTCAACCCAAATGTACTCAGAATCGATCCTGACAAAATACTGAAACCCAAAATCGAACTACTGTGTAATATGGGGATATCAGGCCCCAACCTCGCAAAGATCCTTTCCAGATACTCCAACTTCTTGACAGCGAATTTAGAAAGAGAACTCATCCCTTCATTGGAATTCCTCAGGAGTTTCATCCACACGGATGAAAGGGTCGCTATCGCTCTGAGTCGTATGACCTGGACCACCCGGCTTCCTGAAAGAATGACGCCCAATATTGAGATCTTGCGAGATCATGGTGTAACAGAGTCCAACATTTCGAGGTTAATGTTCCTTCATCCTCGACTAATGATTGGGAAATCTGAATGGTTTAAGGGGGTGGTTTTGAGAGCCAAGGAAATGGGTTTGGATCCTTCGACTACCGTTTTCATAAATGGTTTCCGGGTACTATCTGGGATGAGGAAGCCTGCATGGGAAGGAAAGTTGGCTGTTTTTAGTAGTTTTGGATGGCCGGTAGACGATTATCTTTGGTTGTTCCGGAAGCAACCCACTGTTTTTGGACTTTCAGAGAAGAGAATCAGGGCAGGATTGGATTTCTTCATGAACAAATTGAATTGGACAATTGCTGATATCAGGAAGTATCATAGCATATTACAATATAGcatggagaagagaatatttccAAGGTTTTCTGTTTTTCAAGTTCTGCTCGCGAAGGGTCTAATGGAAAATAATAGTATCGGCCCCGCCATGAGATTGACTGAGGATAAGTTCCTGAATAAGTATGTGTTCAGGTATCTAGATGAACAACCCCATCTGTTGAAATTGTATCAAAGTAAGATAGGTATTCTTGAATCATAA
- the LOC122672670 gene encoding probable WRKY transcription factor 70 yields MQETWTRITSVPFEDGYGWRKYGQKEILNAKHLRCYFRCTNRFDQGCQATKQVQRTEDEKPTFWNKYIGHNTCQDILKASLGMDSTADEKGFLLNFESNTTTKQDPLFFLSFPSTKEEHKKSCSPSIEQQEYNPSSRGSSSSSSSFDMDIDLMDSVYLNDVFYDEDIF; encoded by the exons ATGCAAGAAACATGGACGAGAATTACGTCTGTGCCCTTTGAAGACGGTTACGGTTGGCGAAAATATGGGCAAAAAGAGATCCTCAATGCCAAACATCTAAG GTGCTACTTCAGATGCACCAACAGATTTGATCAAGGTTGTCAAGCAACCAAACAAGTTCAAAGAACAGAAGATGAGAAACCAACATTCTGGAACAAATACATAGGCCACAATACTTGCCAAGATATCCTCAAGGCCTCATTGGGCATGGATTCTACAGCTGATGAAAAGGGTTTTCTACTCAACTTTGAATCAAACACCACAACCAAACAAGaccctcttttcttcttatccttCCCCTCAACCAAGGAAGAACACAAGAAATCCTGCAGTCCCTCAATAGAACAACAAGAATACAACCCATCCTCAAGAGGCAGCAGCAGCTCTTCCAGCAGCTTCGACATGGATATAGATCTGATGGATTCTGTTTATCTCAATGATGTATTCTATGATGAAGATATATTTTAG
- the LOC122672474 gene encoding WRKY DNA-binding transcription factor 70-like produces MDYSPPFVRENLIEELVKGRGFAAQLQLVLHQQLTGSSGHVSATEEDLVTKILRSFTEALSILSYSESGKVPATSPAPPCRDQNRKRSKRRNVQESWTRITAVPIEDGYAWRKYGQKEILNAKHLRCYFRCSYRFDQGCQATKQVQRTEDEPLTFWTKYTGHHTCQDILKASLGMDSTAEEGVLLSFNSNTTIKQEPHFFSSFPSSKEEHKKPLFPQ; encoded by the exons ATGGATTATTCTCCCCCCTTTGTTAGGGAAAATCTGATTGAAGAACTTGTTAAGGGTCGTGGATTTGCTGCTCAGCTTCAACTTGTCCTCCATCAACAACTCACTGGATCATCTGGTCATGTGTCAGCCACGGAGGAGGATTTGGTGACCAAGATATTGAGATCCTTCACAGAAGCTCTTTCAATACTGAGTTATAGTGAGTCCGGCAAGGTTCCTGCGACTTCGCCGGCGCCGCCTTGTCGGGATCAAAATCGAAAGCGATCTAAGAGAAG AAACGTACAAGAGTCATGGACGAGGATTACGGCTGTGCCTATTGAAGACGGTTATGCTTGGCGAAAATATGGACAGAAAGAGATCCTCAATGCCAAACATCTAAG GTGCTACTTTAGGTGCAGCTATAGATTTGATCAAGGTTGTCAAGCAACAAAACAAGTTCAAAGAACAGAAGATGAACCACTAACATTCTGGACCAAATACACAGGCCACCACACTTGCCAAGATATCCTTAAAGCCTCATTGGGAATGGATTCTACAGCTGAAGAAGGTGTTCTACTCAGTTTTAATTCAAACACCACAATCAAACAAGAGCCTCATTTCTTCTCATCTTTCCCTTCAAGCAAGGAAGAACACAAGAAACCATTATTCCCTCAATAG
- the LOC122670669 gene encoding uncharacterized protein LOC122670669, translating to MAIRAEKWRKFAVLMAVNTIRCNPATRRQLLHNGPDTLEELLERHLVKKDKNSVDDEEDVLLARRRLTSTRREALSLYRDVLRATRFFVWPDSRGVLWRDVLRENARKEFEEARFERDPEVITRLIIAGRDSVQSAIDKLVEKQKQQVERERKDRDRGW from the coding sequence ATGGCAATTAGGGCTGAGAAATGGCGAAAATTCGCTGTTCTCATGGCCGTCAACACCATCAGATGCAACCCTGCAACTCGTCGTCAGCTTCTACACAACGGCCCAGACACATTGGAAGAGCTCTTAGAGAGGCACTtggtgaagaaagacaagaATAGCGTCGATGACGAAGAAGACGTGCTTTTAGCTCGTCGTCGCCTCACCAGCACACGAAGAGAGGCTCTTAGTCTCTACAGAGACGTCTTAAGAGCTACTCGATTCTTTGTCTGGCCTGATTCTCGTGGTGTCTTGTGGCGAGATGTTCTGAGAGAGAACGCTCGGAAGGAATTCGAAGAAGCCCGGTTTGAGAGGGACCCTGAGGTCATCACCAGATTGATTATTGCGGGTAGAGATTCTGTTCAGTCTGCCATTGATAAGCTTGTTGAGAAGCAGAAGCAACAGGTGGAGCGCGAACGTAAAGATAGAGATCGTGGCTGGTAA
- the LOC122672476 gene encoding uncharacterized protein LOC122672476: MFRSFCKKLLQIIVGSDSSTNIPILQDPSLRSISNAKIQPSGLSPDLSLEAFQKAFIRTNSTSRSETVLALFDTYELPKPQISKLITMYPSLLFADPDNTLQPKLEFFSKMGISGPNLANILCRDPSILDCSLEDHVIPLVNFLKNFIHSDEDMAVILGRLRLLKGVPELMGPNIEILREQGLPDSILSELILRRPQLLTWKASRFKEKLLQTKQMGFDTSSSLFVQGFQAFAQMNKPTWEAKLEVFRSFGWLENEILSLFRKQPGYLTRSENIIRTHLNFYMNKLDWTAVDIVENSELLHQSLEKKVIPKCLVLGVLSSKGLFEKERLGKVLKMNEVKFLKKFVMKYEKELPELLKSYKSMTESPRPETGSEEGSRDDNL, translated from the coding sequence ATGTTTCGTTCATTTTGCAAGAAACTACTGCAGATCATAGTGGGCAGTGATTCATCAACCAATATCCCTATTCTTCAAGACCCATCTCTAAGATCCATCTCAAATGCCAAAATCCAACCTTCTGGATTGTCCCCAGATTTATCTCTTGAAGCCTTTCAAAAGGCTTTTATCAGAACCAACAGCACCAGCAGATCTGAGACAGTCCTTGCACTCTTTGACACCTATGAATTGCCCAAACCCCAAATCTCAAAGCTCATTACCATGTACCCATCACTGCTCTTTGCTGATCCCGACAATACCTTACAACCCAAATTAGAATTTTTCTCTAAAATGGGGATTTCAGGTCCCAATCTTGCAAATATCCTCTGCAGGGACCCAAGCATTTTGGATTGCAGCTTGGAGGACCATGTTATCCCTTTGGTCAACTTCCTTAAGAATTTCATTCACAGCGATGAAGATATGGCTGTCATTCTGGGTCGCTTGAGATTGCTGAAGGGGGTCCCTGAGTTAATGGGTCCAAATATTGAGATCTTGCGCGAACAGGGCTTACCTGATTCCATCCTTTCAGAGCTAATATTACGACGACCTCAGTTGTTAACTTGGAAAGCTAGCCGGTTTAAGGAGAAGCTACTGCAAACCAAGCAAATGGGTTTTGACACCTCAAGTTCCCTGTTTGTTCAGGGATTCCAAGCATTTGCACAGATGAATAAGCCTACCTGGGAAGCGAAATTGGAGGTTTTCAGGAGTTTTGGATGGTTGGAGAATGAGATTCTCTCTCTGTTCAGAAAGCAACCTGGTTATTTGACTCGTTCTGAGAATATTATCAGGACCCATTTGAATTTCTATATGAACAAATTGGATTGGACAGCTGTTGATATTGTCGAGAATTCAGAACTTTTACACCAAAGTTTGGAGAAGAAAGTTATTCCAAAGTGTCTTGTTCTTGGAGTTCTTTCCTCCAAGGGTCTGTTCGAGAAAGAAAGATTGGGCAAGGTACTGAAGATGAATGAAGTTAAGTTCTTGAAGAAATTTGTAATGAAGTACGAGAAGGAACTACCTGAACTGTTGAAATCGTACAAAAGTATGACAGAATCGCCCAGACCAGAAACTGGGTCTGAGGAAGGCAGCAGGGATGATAACTTGTAG